In the Pyrolobus fumarii 1A genome, one interval contains:
- a CDS encoding MogA/MoaB family molybdenum cofactor biosynthesis protein: MSGKPYWCSSVGHEGSVKEVGFGLVVTGDRVYRGEIEDRVTPLVKSVLEERGHKLLARLIAPNNIYLIMHAVLTLVVRDDIDAVIVSGGTGPRPRDISVDAVERIADRRLPGFGEEFRRRSLESTGMRAILSRAEAFIVNRRPVFVIPGSPDATRTALGIILDIIGHLVYEARRE; this comes from the coding sequence GTGAGTGGTAAGCCGTACTGGTGCTCTAGCGTGGGCCACGAGGGTAGTGTGAAAGAGGTTGGTTTCGGCCTAGTGGTGACCGGCGACCGCGTCTATCGAGGCGAGATAGAGGATAGGGTTACACCTCTCGTTAAGAGCGTGCTAGAGGAGCGTGGCCACAAGCTGCTCGCAAGGCTCATAGCGCCAAACAACATCTACCTCATCATGCATGCCGTGCTGACGCTCGTTGTACGCGACGACATAGACGCTGTAATCGTTAGTGGTGGTACGGGTCCGAGGCCACGCGACATCTCTGTAGACGCTGTGGAGAGGATAGCAGATAGAAGGCTGCCAGGGTTCGGGGAGGAGTTCAGACGAAGGAGCCTAGAGAGTACCGGCATGCGTGCGATACTATCCCGCGCCGAGGCATTCATAGTCAATAGGCGTCCCGTGTTCGTGATACCAGGGTCTCCAGACGCGACGCGAACAGCACTCGGGATAATACTAGACATTATTGGGCATCTCGTCTACGAGGCTAGGAGGGAGTAG
- a CDS encoding nitroreductase family protein, with product MASCRDVIARHVSIRRFKPDPIPEDDLREILWAAQRAPSAWGLQPFSVVVVRDEGTRARLAEAVGGQRYVAEAPVFLAFVADYGKLLEAMRMAGLEPGEVTLGHLVISLVDIGIASAWATIRAEELGYGTVYIALYSSCRRVAEVLSLPPRTLPVVGLAIGKPAEQPATRPRQPLEALAWMDTAPDAKRAAELIIGSEFNQKFSRAARLTLAPGAYYEKVGAEIMECAKRLGWRI from the coding sequence ATGGCCTCCTGTCGTGATGTGATCGCGAGGCACGTGTCGATTAGGCGCTTCAAGCCGGATCCCATACCAGAGGATGATCTGCGTGAAATACTCTGGGCGGCCCAGAGGGCACCCTCAGCATGGGGCCTGCAGCCTTTCAGCGTAGTGGTTGTGCGCGATGAGGGTACGAGGGCTAGGCTTGCGGAGGCTGTAGGCGGCCAGAGGTATGTGGCGGAGGCCCCGGTGTTCCTAGCGTTCGTGGCCGACTATGGTAAGCTACTCGAAGCTATGCGTATGGCAGGCCTAGAGCCCGGCGAGGTTACGCTAGGGCATCTTGTCATTAGCCTGGTTGACATTGGTATAGCCTCGGCGTGGGCTACGATACGCGCCGAGGAGCTTGGCTATGGTACAGTCTACATCGCGTTATACTCCTCTTGTAGGAGGGTGGCCGAGGTATTATCGCTGCCGCCGCGTACCCTCCCGGTAGTCGGCCTGGCTATCGGCAAGCCGGCTGAGCAGCCAGCAACGCGCCCGAGGCAGCCGCTTGAGGCGCTAGCTTGGATGGACACAGCACCCGACGCCAAGAGGGCGGCGGAGTTGATAATTGGAAGCGAGTTCAACCAGAAGTTCTCAAGGGCAGCTAGGTTAACACTCGCTCCGGGTGCCTACTACGAGAAGGTTGGCGCAGAGATAATGGAGTGTGCGAAGAGACTCGGCTGGAGGATTTAA
- a CDS encoding signal recognition particle protein Srp19, with product MSREYRGKRVVVWPSYIDASKSRGQGRKIPRKDAVPRPRVEEIVEAAERLGLNPEVEEARYPRAWWEDRQRVVVDKLGSKLETLKAIAREIRRIREERRMVRR from the coding sequence TTGAGCAGAGAGTATAGGGGTAAGCGCGTAGTAGTCTGGCCCTCTTATATTGATGCCTCCAAGTCGCGGGGCCAGGGGCGCAAGATACCGCGTAAGGATGCAGTCCCGAGGCCCCGCGTAGAGGAGATCGTGGAGGCCGCCGAGAGGCTCGGGTTGAACCCTGAGGTGGAGGAGGCCAGGTACCCTAGAGCATGGTGGGAGGATAGACAGAGGGTGGTCGTGGATAAGCTCGGCTCAAAGCTGGAGACGTTGAAGGCTATTGCCAGGGAGATCAGGAGGATACGTGAGGAGAGAAGGATGGTTAGGAGATAG